A window from Citrus sinensis cultivar Valencia sweet orange chromosome 5, DVS_A1.0, whole genome shotgun sequence encodes these proteins:
- the LOC102615589 gene encoding uncharacterized protein LOC102615589, which translates to MELELGFKLTRTRDDEQTSIADFRITTDSSGPIFVSEETDSKFILTGYLKGFRRENIDIMINEAGDKIAISGKKPVQEMVLMGWIVQKKEVEIRAFRKVFQIPNGVILDKVKAKFNEETSNLTIFMPKSVKGHSGIVIEEVKEEEVDRGVPEAIDKIEDPEMKPVAADEVPEKGTNKAAPKKEIIEKIEEKQDPGQAEEPANDQRKFETTESAAEEIPENGKTEGAEEKFDGGESRPLENGAEAETERVEQTIREESKGPEVKSKEENERVAEESPGRTETVSSKPDGEAEISKITEPLQTEETWKERLPEEKAPEPRFEAHVPGPEMAKTIESGDDQGSLSTQVEEKHTASKDHHRMESEKPEDLRKQEPCQEVEELTKPEEPCQVPEPEETPQPNEIEPSEEKPDEQESEELEKQKGISEDAAAAAQMKKHVSKKSKVCPPLVVAGSALLVSLIVLVFQLIRAKKR; encoded by the exons ATGGAGCTTGAATTGGGATTTAAGCTCACTCGTACAAGAGACGACGAACAGACTTCCATTGCTGATTTTCGGATCACCACAGATTCGTCCGGTCCAATTTTCGTGTCTGAAGAAACTGACAGCAAGTTCATCCTCACCGGATATCTCAAag GTTTCAGAAGAGAGAATATCGATATTATGATAAATGAAGCAGGAGATAAAATTGCAATTAGTGGAAAGAAGCCGGTGCAAGAGATGGTGTTGATGGGTTGGATTGTGCAGAAGAAAGAGGTGGAAATCAGGGCCTTCAGGAAAGTTTTCCAGATACCAAATGGGGTGATTTTGGATAAAGTTAAGGCCAAGTTTAATGAAGAAACATCAAATTTGACAATTTTCATGCCCAAGTCAGTTAAAGGACATTCTGGGATTGTGATTGAGGAAGTGAAGGAAGAGGAAGTAGATAGAGGGGTGCCTGAAGCAATTGATAAAATAGAGGATCCTGAAATGAAACCAGTTGCGGCTGATGAGGTTCCCGAGAAAGGTACGAATAAGGCGGCGCCTAAGAAAGAAATTATAGAGAAGATTGAAGAAAAGCAGGATCCGGGTCAGGCTGAGGAACCAGCAAATGATCAGcgaaaatttgaaacaacgGAATCAGCTGCTGAAGAGATTCCTGAAAATGGAAAAACAGAAGGAGCTGAAGAAAAATTTGACGGAGGGGAATCCAGGCCATTGGAGAATGGAGCCGAGGCAGAAACTGAAAGAGTCGAACAGACAATTCGGGAAGAATCCAAAGGGCCTGAAGTTAAAAGCAAGGAAGAAAATGAACGGGTTGCGGAGGAATCACCTGGAAGAACTGAAACTGTATCCTCAAAACCTGACGGGGAAGCTGAGATTTCGAAGATCACGGAACCATTGCAAACTGAAGAAACTTGGAAAGAAAGGCTTCCTGAAGAAAAGGCACCAGAGCCAAGATTTGAAGCACATGTTCCTGGCCCTGAGATGGCTAAAACAATCGAATCTGGAGATGATCAAGGTTCGTTATCTACTCAAGTTGAAGAGAAACACACTGCTAGTAAAGATCATCATCGAATGGAAAGCGAAAAGCCCGAAGATTTACGAAAGCAGGAGCCCTGTCAAGAAGTTGAAGAATTGACAAAACCTGAAGAGCCCTGTCAAGTACCTGAGCCAGAAGAAACTCCTCAGCCAAATGAAATTGAGCCATCTGAAGAAAAACCTGATGAACAAGAATCTGAAGAATTGGAGAAGCAGAAAGGTATCAGTGAGGATGCGGCGGCGGCAGCACAAATGAAGAAGCATGTTTCTAAAAAGAGTAAGGTTTGTCCTCCTCTTGTTGTCGCAGGATCAGCTCTTCTTGTCTCTCTTATAGTGCTTGTTTTCCAATTGATTAGAGCTAAGAAAAGATAG
- the LOC102615305 gene encoding protein ROH1, protein MPATTDSSAAASFTNIGRSILSLRRDQVHSIEGMNMQHHDADTELESFQKRVTDRFLDLSSSSDELLTLSWVQKLLQSFLISQDEFRQILFRNKSQLHKPPMDRLIADYFERSVKALDVCNAIRDGIEQIRQWQKLIEIVLIALDNKKLIGEGHFRRAKKAMVDLAISMLDEKESGSALANRNRSFGRNNVRDNLHKSLGHFRSLSWSVSRSWSAARQLQAIGNNLSAPRSHEIMATNGLANLVFTMSFVLLFVMWALVAAIPCQDRGLQVHFSMSRQFSWAAPMLMLHERIMEESKRRDRRNASGLLREIYQIEKSTRLMNELLDSAQFPITEEKEGEVRQRVQELSMVFESIKRGLDPLEGQVREVFHKIVRSRTEGLDSLGKGNGPD, encoded by the coding sequence atgCCCGCTACTACGGATTCATCAGCAGCGGCTTCTTTCACCAACATCGGCCGTTCAATTTTGAGTCTCCGACGCGATCAGGTCCATTCGATTGAAGGGATGAATATGCAACACCACGACGCCGACACTGAGCTGGAATCCTTCCAGAAAAGAGTCACCGATCGCTTTCTCGACTTGTCGTCGTCATCTGACGAGTTGTTGACCCTCTCCTGGGTCCAGAAGCTTCTTCAGTCGTTTCTGATTTCGCAAGACGAGTTCCGTCAAATtctatttagaaataaatcgCAGCTGCATAAGCCGCCCATGGATCGGTTGATTGCCGACTACTTCGAGCGGAGCGTGAAAGCGCTTGATGTTTGTAATGCCATTCGGGATGGGATTGAACAGATTAGACAGTGGCAGAAACTCATTGAGATTGTGCTCATCGCATTGGATAACAAGAAGTTAATCGGTGAAGGCCATTTTCGTCGCGCTAAGAAGGCCATGGTCGATTTGGCCATTAGCATGTTAGATGAAAAAGAATCCGGTTCTGCTTTGGCCAACCGGAACCGTTCGTTTGGGCGAAACAATGTGAGAGACAATCTTCATAAGTCATTGGGTCATTTTCGATCGTTGTCTTGGAGTGTTTCGAGGTCTTGGTCCGCGGCTAGGCAGCTACAGGCCATTGGGAACAATTTGTCCGCTCCTCGAAGCCATGAGATTATGGCGACCAATGGGCTTGCGAATTTAGTTTTTACCATGAGTTTCGTTTTGTTGTTTGTAATGTGGGCTCTTGTGGCTGCAATCCCGTGTCAGGACCGCGGATTGCAGGTGCATTTCTCCATGTCTAGGCAGTTCTCTTGGGCGGCACCGATGTTGATGTTGCACGAGAGAATTATGGAGGAGTCGAAGAGAAGGGACAGGAGAAATGCTTCTGGGTTGTTGAGAGAGATTTATCAGATTGAGAAGAGCACTAGGCTGATGAATGAGTTGTTGGATTCAGCTCAGTTTCCGATCACAGAGGAGAAGGAGGGGGAGGTTAGGCAAAGAGTGCAGGAATTGTCGATGGTTTTTGAATCGATAAAGCGGGGATTGGACCCTCTGGAGGGACAAGTGAGGGAGGTCTTTCATAAGATTGTGCGTAGCCGAACTGAGGGTCTTGATAGTTTGGGAAAAGGGAATGGTCCTGATTAG
- the LOC102616186 gene encoding G-box-binding factor 4 — MASSKIMKSSNTRNSDLSKRSSTASSSSTKQQQEALTDASKFASAMTVDGILRNVYNTTTALTTDATLLDAQITLVDTNSNLIANENDQNGAVSAGAMKSVDDVWREIVSGEKKEMKEEAIDEMMTLEDFLAKAGAVEDSAGGDDMDVKAFANVTERLSGGVYAFDQPAAASPFQVEGAIVGFGNGVEVVGGRGKRGRVMLEPLDKAAQQRQRRMIKNRESAARSRERKQAYQVELESLAVRLEEENEQLLKEKAERTKERYKQLMEKVVPVVEKKRPPRVLRRVQSAEW, encoded by the exons ATGGCGTCCTCTAAAATcatgaaatcttcaaacacaCGAAATTCGGATCTTTCAAAACGGTCCTCtactgcttcttcttcttctacaaAGCAGCAGCAAGAGGCACTAACTGACGCGTCGAAGTTCGCTTCCGCAATGACGGTGGACGGCATTTTACGGAACGTCTACAACACGACGACGGCGTTGACGACGGACGCCACTCTTCTCGACGCGCAAATCACTCTGGTCGACACGAACTCGAATCTGATCGCGAACGAGAACGACCAGAACGGCGCCGTCTCGGCGGGGGCGATGAAGAGTGTGGACGACGTGTGGAGGGAGATCGTATCGGGGGAGAAGAAGGAGATGAAGGAGGAGGCGATTGACGAAATGATGACTTTGGAGGATTTTTTGGCAAAGGCGGGAGCTGTTGAGGATAGTGCTGGCGGTGATGACATGGACGTGAAAGCTTTTGCGAATGTTACTGAGAGGTTGAGTGGTGGAGTTTATGCGTTTGATCAGCCGGCGGCGGCGAGTCCCTTTCAGGTTGAAGGGGCCATTGTTGGGTTTGGAAATGGAGTGGAAGTTGTTGGCGGGAGAGGGAAGAGAGGGAGAGTGATGTTGGAGCCATTGGATAAGGCAGCGCAGCAGCGGCAACGGAGGATGATCAAGAACCGAGAGTCCGCTGCTAGGTCCAGGGAAAGGAAACAG GCTTATCAAGTGGAATTAGAATCTTTGGCAGTGAGGCTCGAGGAGGAAAACGAGCAGCTGTTGAAAGAAAAG GCGGAGAGGACTAAGGAGAGGTACAAGCAG CTAATGGAAAAAGTGGTTCCAGTTGTTGAGAAGAAAAGACCACCGCGTGTTCTTCGGAGAGTTCAATCCGCGGAGTGGTAG
- the LOC102615888 gene encoding pectinesterase inhibitor 10 produces MKLDISSMLPIFLVLFLLSQQAQSATIFVDGISEWKNPSVHVGDTIIFKHKFNNSNLYIFKNKNAFNLCNFSQATLLTNPNSTSYTWHPSRRGFFYFTFNNGSLQTCNKSSQKLSIKVSAVSSTPSPTPSTEKPPMMAAPTPAPGGIVSSSPSYPWPFRPHEKAFSPTPAPMIAATSPGTVPDKGSGIPFINSNPAVPLPTGEVDSATIRPLPTSGHVNQVEVGILASQLLVLLFSTVFLMM; encoded by the exons ATGAAGCTTGACATTTCATCCATGCTTCCAATCTTCCTAGTTTTGTTCCTTCTCTCACAACAAGCTCAATCTGCAACAATTTTTGTTGATGGAATTTCAGAGTGGAAGAACCCCAGTGTCCATGTAGGAGACACAATCA tTTTCAAACACAAGTTTAATAACTCCAACCTCTACATTTTCAAGAACAAGAATGCATTCAATCTTTGCAATTTCTCTCAAGCTACTCTTCTCACCAATCCCAATTCCACCTCCTATACG TGGCACCCATCACGCCGTGGATTTTTCTACTTCACATTCAACAACGGCTCTCTTCAAACATGCAATAAAAGCTCACAAAAGCTCTCCATAAAAGTCTCTGCTGTCTCTTCAACTCCGTCACCAACCCCTTCAACGGAAAAACCTCCGATGATGGCGGCTCCGACGCCGGCTCCCGGAGGCATTGTGTCGTCTTCTCCATCTTATCCGTGGCCTTTCCGCCCTCATGAAAAGGCTTTTTCCCCAACTCCTGCACCCATGATTGCTGCCACTTCTCCAGGGACGGTGCCGGATAAAGGCAGCGGCATTCCGTTCATTAACAGTAACCCCGCCGTTCCTCTGCCTACTGGTGAAGTTGATTCTGCTACTATACGGCCTTTGCCCACTTCAGGCCATGTGAATCAG GTGGAGGTTGGGATACTAGCAAGTCAATTATTGGTCCTCCTATTTTCTACAGTTTTCCTGATGATGTAA